One window of the Anopheles aquasalis chromosome X, idAnoAquaMG_Q_19, whole genome shotgun sequence genome contains the following:
- the LOC126570900 gene encoding cholesterol 7-desaturase nvd codes for MEHRLKLLVRWLLVPGQQDGNEASNNTSATWLFDSGLPVLGLPGITLSWTGVTSALLLLVLGYAFYRLYYQAFVWKRDLTDIGYNHVLDAAGNGRNDRRRVDCVNRARRLRKIGDRMPPPYPNGWFAVLESEELRPGTTRAVDCLGQNLAVFRTYTGTVHVLDAYCPHLGANLGIGGVVRGDCIECPFHHWTFSGQDGQCTNIPYSRTGTIPKVARLRKWESLEVNGFIFVWHHADPDAAPWTFRVVQEIEDGRWAYYGKNEFLVNCHIQDVPENGADVAHLAAVHGPNMLSGSDIRYTRAAWADFGMHSWHASWNAPGEGDPAHVATMDLVHSFRLFDKLEVGKIDVRAQQIGPGYVQLMMNTGMGPFVVLQTVTPVEPLVQKVIHRFYAPRNLWNAIFQKFAIWAESVMFERDMMVWNHKQFIENPLLIKEDRLIKAYRKWYSQFYSENSVSFAMAKEKLDW; via the exons ATGGAGCACCGGTTaaagctgctggtgcgctggctCCTGGTGCCAGGCCAGCAGGACGGAAACGAAGCGAGCAACAACACTTCGGCTACATGGCTGTTCGATAGTGGGCTACCGGTTCTGGGACTACCGGGTATCACTTTGTCCTGGACCGGCGTCACTAGCGCGCTCCTGTTGCTCGTCCTCGGTTACGCCTTCTACCGGCTCTATTATCAAGCGTTTGTCTGGAAGCGC GATCTGACGGACATCGGGTACAACCACGTGTTGGATGCGGCCGGCAACGGACGAAACGATCGGCGGCGGGTGGACTGCGTAAATCGGGCCCGTCGACTCCGCAAAATCGGTGACCGCATGCCGCCCCCCTATCCAAACGGTTGGTTCGCGGTGCTCGAATCGGAGGAGCTCCGACCGGGTACGACCCGGGCCGTCGACTGTCTCGGTCAGAACCTGGCCGTCTTCCGGACGTACACCGGTACCGTCCACGTGCTCGACGCTTACTGTCCGCATCTAGGGGCTAACCTCGGCATCGGTGGTGTCGTCCGGGGCGATTGCATCGAGTGTCCGTTCCACCACTGGACGTTCAGCGGGCAGGACGGGCAGTGCACCAACATTCCGTACAGCAGGACCGGCACCATACCGAAGGTGGCCCGGCTCCGCAAGTGGGAGTCGCTCGAGGTGAACGGTTTCATATTCGTCTGGCATCACGCCGATCCGGACGCGGCACCCTGGACGTTCCGTGTCGTGCAGGAGATCGAGGATGGCAGGTGGGCGTACTATGGCAAGAACGAGTTTTTGGTCAACTGCCACATTCAGGATGTGCCGGAAAACGGGGCCGATGTGGCCCACCTGGCCGCCGTCCACGGACCTAACATGCTGTCCGGTAGCGACATCCGCTACACGCGCGCCGCCTGGGCCGACTTCGGCATGCACTCCTGGCACGCCAg CTGGAATGCCCCAGGCGAGGGAGACCCGGCGCACGTCGCCACGATGGATCTGGTACACTCGTTCCGGCTGTTCGACAAGCTCGAGGTAGGCAAGATTGATGTGCGGGCTCAACAGATCGGCCCCGGTTACGTGCAGCTCATGATGAACACCGGGATGGGTCCGTTCGTCGTCCTTCAGACGGTCACACCGGTCGAACCGCTCGTGCAGAAGGTTATCCATCGGTTCTACGCACCGCGTAACCTCTGGAACGCCATCTTCCAGAAGTTTGCCATCTGGGCGGAGAGTGTGATG TTCGAACGCGACATGATGGTGTGGAATCATAAGCAATTCATCGAAAATCCGCTGCTGATCAAGGAGGATCGTCTGATAAAGGCATACCGCAAGTGGTACAGTCAGTTCTACTCGGAGAACAGTGTCAGCTTCGCGAtggcaaaagaaaagctgGACTGGTGa